From one Nitrospirota bacterium genomic stretch:
- a CDS encoding transposase, protein TIQEEFIDNNLDVIYDKPLFNQRLADYMIFYNTQRPHKSLGLKTLFSI, encoded by the coding sequence GAACCATTCAAGAGGAATTCATTGATAATAATCTGGATGTGATTTATGATAAACCACTATTTAACCAGAGACTTGCTGATTATATGATCTTTTATAATACTCAGAGACCACATAAGTCTCTGGGATTAAAAACCCTATTCAG